From Roseateles sp. SL47:
CGGGATTCAGGGTGGCGCCGCGCCAGTGAGCCGGCATACACCAGCCCGGGGTTCCGCTCGCCCAGCCACTCCAGGATGGGTGGGGCCTCCAGGTGGTCCCACGCGACGTTGCGGTGGATCTGGAAACGATGTCCCCCATGGCCGGACTCGTGCACCGACACCCGGCCGGACGCATGCACCGTGTCCGCCTGGACGCCGGCAAGGCTCAGGCCGAAGCGGCGCATGCTCGCCAGCAGCATCTCACCGGCGGCGTCGTCCGGATTCAGCCGGGTCGCAAAGTGCGTCTCCAGCCCCAGCGCCCGCAGCGAGCGCGCCACATTGAGCGGCGCGCCGCCCGCCACCGGCCCATCGGCGAACTCGTCCACCAGGGCCTCGCCCAGCACCAGCAGCGGGCGGGCCGCCAACGATGTCAAGTCATCCATATCCGTCGCGGGTCCCTGGCCTCAGAAGTCCATCTTCAGCGTGGCGCGCAGCGTGCGGCCGTTCAGCGCGCGCGCGGCATGGCCATCGCTTTCGATCTCGGTGTAGGCCAGCTTGTTGAAGAGGTTGTTGGCCGAGAGGCTCACCATCGTCTTCTCCGTCAGCGCATAGTTGGCGAAGGCATTGACCACGGTGTAGGCCTTCATCGTGATGGTGTTGGCATCGTCGCCGTAGGACTTGCCGGAGCCCACCAGCGCTGCGCCCAGCTCCAGATTGCCGATGGTGTAGGACGGTGCCAGCTGCCACACGATGTCGGCCTGGCGGCGCGGTGTGTTGCCCACCACCGTCGCGTCGTTGGCGCCGCGGATGCGCGCGTGCGTCCAGGTGGCACCGGCGGTCAGGCGCCACGGGCCGCTGCTGTAGGCGCCTTCCAGCTCCAGGCCGCGGGCGCGGTAGCGGTTGGCGGTGAAGGTCTGGGTCGTGAGCTCGTAGTTGCTCTCGTTGGTACGGGCTTCGAAGGCGGTGACAAACAGGCTCAGACCGGACTTGTCGCGCCACTTCACGCCCAGCTCGCCCTGGTCGATCTCGTTGATCGCCACGGGCACCGAGCCGTCCAGCGGATTGCCATACAGCAGGCGGTCCGCCGAGAAGGCCACCCCGTTGCTGAGGCGGCCGAACACGGCCAGGTCGCTGTTCAGCGCGTAGTTCACGCCGCCGGAATAGGAGGTGTGGGAGACCTTGTAGTGCACCGTCTCGTGGGTGCTTGGGTCCCAGCTCTGCGTCTGCGCGTTGCCGGCCAGGGTGAAGCCGTCGGCGCGCTGGCCGTCGCGGCGCACGCTGAGGTCCACGTTCAGGGGGCCGCTTTCCCAGGTCAGCGCCAGGTAGGGCGAGGTCTGGGTGTACTCCACGTCATAGGTGTGGGCGCAGCAGGCGCCCCAGGTGTTCCAGCCGCTGGTCACCGGCTGCTTCGTGGGCTGGCCGTTGGCGTCCACCACCTGCGCGTTGTTGTTGCTGAAGCTCAGGTTGTACTGGTTCCAGAACCAGGTCTGCGCCACCTGCTGCACACCATTGAACAAGCCGGCCACCACCGTGGCGTTGCCACTGGCCAGCTCGAACTTGCGGCTGAGCTTGAGGTCGTTGAAGGTGTTGCCCATGTCGTCCAGCGAACTGTTGAACAGCGTGCCGGTGAAATAGGCGTTCTGGCCGTTGTTGCCGTTGTCCGCGGGGAAGAGCGCC
This genomic window contains:
- a CDS encoding TonB-dependent receptor, encoding MRASLPTRQLPLAIALSIAFGSAWSQTAAPSPALSASPSATPSVPSASASAPASGEAAAPAEGDQAPADGKQDALALSQVVVTGTSVRTSKMKQSLSVSSMGSEQIAKSGATSAAELLRAVPGLRSESSGGEGNANITVRGVPLSAGGSRYVQIQEDGLPVLLFGDISFGTADQFVRADASIDRLEVLRGGSASTLASNSPGGLINFISKDGKGEKAGSVALSAGLDQRLWRVDAEYGGSLGNGTSFHIGGFQRVGEGGRPTGRTLEQGGQIKASITQAFDAGYVRLNLKALDDRTPSLMPVPVQVVNGQIHTVAGIDPRKAFFLTPSLATDTTVDKNGNPVTSSTRDGLHVKSFAIGLETSLKLGGGWTLEDRFRRSSNSGRFMALFPADNGNNGQNAYFTGTLFNSSLDDMGNTFNDLKLSRKFELASGNATVVAGLFNGVQQVAQTWFWNQYNLSFSNNNAQVVDANGQPTKQPVTSGWNTWGACCAHTYDVEYTQTSPYLALTWESGPLNVDLSVRRDGQRADGFTLAGNAQTQSWDPSTHETVHYKVSHTSYSGGVNYALNSDLAVFGRLSNGVAFSADRLLYGNPLDGSVPVAINEIDQGELGVKWRDKSGLSLFVTAFEARTNESNYELTTQTFTANRYRARGLELEGAYSSGPWRLTAGATWTHARIRGANDATVVGNTPRRQADIVWQLAPSYTIGNLELGAALVGSGKSYGDDANTITMKAYTVVNAFANYALTEKTMVSLSANNLFNKLAYTEIESDGHAARALNGRTLRATLKMDF